A stretch of DNA from Staphylococcus equorum:
GAAATCCTACTTTTCTACAGCTTTCTATAATTTGATCTTTCAGGTAATAGTCATCATGAAACATAATAAAGCTCTCATCTTTCAAATCACCTAAATAGATAGATGATTGTTGGGCTAACTCAGAATTTTTATCAACGATAAGTAATAACTTCTCCTTATATAGAGGTACCGCATGATAGATATCCTCATCCACTGGTAAAGTTGTAATACCGACGTCAATTTCATCGTTGTTCAAATAAAATTCGACCGCTTTCCCGCCGCCTTCAATGACTTCATATGTCACATTAGGATACTGGGAATGAAACTGGTTTAAACTTTCCGTAAACAACCTGACATTCATAATTGCCGATATGCCGATGCGGATATGACCTCTTTCTAAATTCGTGACGTCGCCCATTTCTAATGATAAATCATCTAAGACTGCTAATGCTTCAACACACTTATCATAAAAAATCTGTCCTATATCCGTTAGAATAATATGCTTTTTTCTTCTATCAAACAAAGTAATATCAAATTCGTTTTCAATGCTTTTAATATTTTTACTAATTGTAGACTGTGCGATATATAAATGTTCTGAAGCTTGTGTCATTCCACCATTTCTCACAACTTCTACAAAATATTTCATTTGTTTTATTTCCATATTCTGCTCCTCTGAATAGCCCTATCATCATTTTATTAACTTAGCGTAATTGTGCAATTGCTTCTTCAGCAGCATCTGCGATTACTTTATCATCTGGCTGACCATCTTTGTCATCTTGTTTTGTATAAATTGCAAGAATAATTGGTTTTTTATGTTTATCTGGATAGATAAATGCTAAATCATTACGCGTAGCATATGTTAAGCCCTGGCCACTTTTATCTCCAACGATATAGTTGTCTGGTACACCTGCTTTAATTAAACTATCGCCTGTTTCATTTTCAATCATAACTTGTTTCAGTAAATCTAAATTCCCGTCACTTATTTGGTCACTTGTTAAAATTGTATTTAATGTCTGTGCTGCAGCTCTAGGTGTTGTAGTATCGGCTGTACTATTTGGATCATAGAGGTTTAACTCCGGTTCTAAGCGTTGTGGATTAGAAATATTGTCACCCAATTGCTTCAACTCATGTTTAAAGGCTTTAACGCCACCAAGTTCTTCCATTATTTTATTATTAGCCGTATTATCACTTTGTAACATAGATGCTTTAATTAAATCTTTAAGTGTCATCTGTTTGCCTATGTAATTTTCAGTTACAGGTGAATATTCTACAATATCTGCTTCATTAATTGTTATTTTTTTATTTAAATCTTTTTCTGAATAATTATTTAATAACACACCGCTCGCGATGGCTTTAAAAGTAGAAGCAAATGCAAAACGTTCATTCGCATTGTGTTGAACTTTTTTACCATTCTCAGTATTAATGCCATAAACCCCAACTGTTGTATTATTATCTTTCTCTATTTTATCAAATTCATTCGCTGATACCGTACCATTGCTCATCATGAAAAATAATGCACTAAACACTAAACCCCAAAAAACTTTTTTCATAACTATCCAACTCCCCTTAATTTAAATATAACCCTATACTTATGCTAACTATAATTACTATATTACAAAAATACAATTATTTATAAATACTGAATTTTTTGCTTCTACAATAAAAACCCCTCATTGTCATAATCACTAACAATGAGGAGTGAACGAGTCATACTTTATAATAACTGTAACTCATTATTCTGTATGGCTATTGGCTTATAGTCATTTCCATTAAATTATCTTTTGTATCAAAGAACGCTGTGTAGCTACCTTCATTTGTTTTATATTTTACAAACGTGCCATCCTCGTTACCAAGTTTTCCTTCTTCAGTTATTTCATTAGAACTGTGTGCATCTTTAAACGTATCCTTTGAAACTGAATCTGGTTTAGTGAAGAAAGTTGTTTGAACAACTTCATCATCTTTATTAAATGATGCTGTTGTATCATAAATTGTTTCGTTATATT
This window harbors:
- the cidR gene encoding cidABC operon transcriptional activator CidR translates to MEIKQMKYFVEVVRNGGMTQASEHLYIAQSTISKNIKSIENEFDITLFDRRKKHIILTDIGQIFYDKCVEALAVLDDLSLEMGDVTNLERGHIRIGISAIMNVRLFTESLNQFHSQYPNVTYEVIEGGGKAVEFYLNNDEIDVGITTLPVDEDIYHAVPLYKEKLLLIVDKNSELAQQSSIYLGDLKDESFIMFHDDYYLKDQIIESCRKVGFHPKTVAKMSQITFIENMIRDGIGVSILPESIVNILNDGVVGIEISGADVAWNLGVIWKKESYMNHVTHEWINFLKDLK
- the bla gene encoding class A beta-lactamase, producing the protein MKKVFWGLVFSALFFMMSNGTVSANEFDKIEKDNNTTVGVYGINTENGKKVQHNANERFAFASTFKAIASGVLLNNYSEKDLNKKITINEADIVEYSPVTENYIGKQMTLKDLIKASMLQSDNTANNKIMEELGGVKAFKHELKQLGDNISNPQRLEPELNLYDPNSTADTTTPRAAAQTLNTILTSDQISDGNLDLLKQVMIENETGDSLIKAGVPDNYIVGDKSGQGLTYATRNDLAFIYPDKHKKPIILAIYTKQDDKDGQPDDKVIADAAEEAIAQLR